In Kineosporia sp. NBRC 101731, the following proteins share a genomic window:
- a CDS encoding ATP-binding cassette domain-containing protein, with the protein MRTPTLTPNTTTPVHPGRASGRVDLEEVHFAYPRCVARRTRRRGPMDARTAGPEPAVLPPPEALRGIDLRLAPGETVALVGETGAGKSTLVKRQRQRQRQLLALARAQLVDPAILLLDEATSNLDLITEASVNAAMEKVSRGRTTVVIAHRLQTARTADRIVVVHGGRIAEIGSHDELVAAQRRYAAMWKAFEVTPT; encoded by the coding sequence ATGCGCACGCCGACGCTGACCCCGAACACCACGACCCCGGTGCATCCCGGGCGGGCGTCGGGCCGGGTCGATCTGGAGGAGGTGCACTTCGCCTACCCCCGGTGCGTTGCCCGCCGCACCCGGCGCCGGGGACCGATGGACGCGCGGACGGCCGGGCCAGAACCGGCGGTCCTCCCGCCGCCGGAAGCCCTGCGCGGCATCGATCTTCGCCTGGCCCCGGGGGAGACCGTGGCGCTGGTGGGGGAGACCGGCGCGGGCAAGTCGACCCTGGTCAAGCGCCAGCGCCAGCGCCAGCGCCAGCTCCTGGCCCTGGCCCGCGCCCAGCTCGTCGACCCGGCGATCCTGCTGCTGGACGAGGCCACGTCCAACCTCGACCTGATCACCGAGGCCAGCGTCAACGCCGCGATGGAAAAGGTCTCCCGCGGTCGCACCACGGTGGTGATCGCCCACCGCCTCCAGACCGCGCGCACGGCCGACCGCATCGTGGTCGTGCACGGCGGTCGGATCGCCGAGATCGGCAGCCACGACGAGCTGGTCGCCGCCCAGAGGCGCTACGCGGCGATGTGGAAGGCCTTCGAGGTCACCCCGACCTGA
- a CDS encoding LacI family DNA-binding transcriptional regulator — MGPTIADVARVAGVSRSTVSYALSGKRSISDETRQRILDAIQSLGFTANAGARALATQRTMVLGLLLQFEPDEFAPAMLQYVMAVTETARRKGYDILLVTDHDGPAALRRITDSGMVDGVVLLDVLHDDPRLPVLRQAQAPAATVGLPGDSEGLDVYDLDFGEAARQIIDHLIDLGHHEIVLITPPEHVFARGGAYSWRFRDAAVEQAALRGVRLMVHHGEADPSRIPSTVNGILDAHEAATALIVHNDATVAMLPAVLGVRGVAVPGDLSVVSLYSADFARMFSLPYTFVESAPGLLGRSAVEALVRRIDNPGVMDRSVPRFIVPHLIDRGSTH; from the coding sequence ATGGGCCCGACCATTGCCGATGTGGCCAGAGTCGCGGGAGTCTCCCGCAGCACGGTCTCGTACGCGCTGTCCGGCAAGCGCAGCATCTCCGACGAGACCCGACAGCGGATCCTTGACGCCATCCAGAGCCTGGGATTCACCGCCAACGCCGGTGCCCGGGCCCTGGCCACCCAGCGCACGATGGTGCTCGGCCTGCTGCTGCAGTTCGAACCGGACGAGTTCGCCCCGGCCATGCTCCAGTACGTCATGGCCGTCACCGAGACCGCTCGCCGGAAGGGCTACGACATCCTTCTGGTGACCGACCACGACGGGCCGGCCGCGCTCCGGCGGATCACCGACTCCGGCATGGTCGACGGTGTGGTGCTGCTCGACGTGCTGCACGACGACCCCCGGCTACCGGTCCTGCGGCAGGCCCAAGCGCCCGCGGCGACGGTCGGACTGCCCGGCGACAGCGAGGGACTGGACGTCTACGACCTCGATTTCGGCGAGGCCGCCCGCCAGATCATCGATCACCTCATCGATCTGGGCCATCACGAGATCGTCCTGATCACCCCGCCCGAGCATGTGTTCGCCCGGGGCGGCGCCTACAGCTGGCGCTTCCGCGACGCGGCGGTGGAGCAGGCGGCCCTGCGCGGCGTGCGGCTGATGGTCCATCACGGCGAGGCCGACCCGTCCCGCATCCCCTCCACCGTCAACGGCATCCTCGATGCTCACGAGGCAGCCACCGCCCTGATCGTGCACAACGACGCGACGGTGGCCATGCTCCCCGCGGTGCTCGGCGTCCGTGGTGTCGCGGTCCCCGGTGACCTGTCCGTGGTCAGTCTCTACTCCGCGGACTTCGCCCGGATGTTCTCCCTGCCCTACACCTTCGTCGAATCCGCCCCGGGCCTTCTCGGCCGGTCGGCGGTCGAGGCACTGGTACGACGGATCGACAATCCCGGGGTGATGGACCGTTCCGTACCCCGGTTCATCGTCCCGCACCTGATCGATCGAGGATCAACCCACTGA
- a CDS encoding ABC transporter transmembrane domain-containing protein, with protein MYNEARDLISMVNAGFQERLSGVREAQAFGHTETTVHSFQQLNREYLESRSGAQRLSAMYFPFSQFLAGVAGVIVLGVGAGMIRDDRLTNGALIAFVLYIDLFFSPIQQLAQVFDAWQQTTISAPGSGS; from the coding sequence GTGTACAACGAGGCCCGTGACCTGATTTCGATGGTCAACGCGGGCTTTCAGGAAAGGCTTTCGGGTGTGCGTGAGGCCCAGGCGTTCGGGCACACCGAGACCACCGTGCACAGTTTCCAGCAGCTCAACCGGGAATATCTGGAGTCCCGGTCCGGGGCCCAGCGGCTGTCGGCGATGTACTTCCCGTTCAGCCAGTTCCTGGCCGGGGTCGCCGGGGTCATCGTGCTCGGGGTGGGGGCCGGGATGATCCGTGACGACCGCCTCACCAACGGGGCGCTGATCGCCTTCGTCCTCTACATCGACCTGTTCTTCTCACCCATCCAGCAACTTGCGCAGGTCTTCGACGCCTGGCAGCAGACCACGATCTCGGCGCCCGGATCGGGGAGCTGA
- a CDS encoding SDR family oxidoreductase, protein MSETKAALVTGANKGIGYEIAAGLGALGWSVGIGARDQVRRDAAVARLRATGVDAFSVPLDVTDDHSVAAAAELIADRVGHLDALVNNAGITGGHPQQPSTVAPDIIRTVVETNVIGVIRVTNAMLPLLRQAPSPRIVNMSSSVGSLTRQSGPGSETTTGPVAVAYAPSKTFLNAVTLQYVQELAGTNILINCACPGFVATDLNGFRGVRSPQEGAATAIRLATLPDHGPTGGFFEDAGVVPW, encoded by the coding sequence ATGAGTGAAACGAAGGCCGCCCTGGTCACGGGCGCGAACAAGGGCATCGGCTACGAGATTGCGGCGGGCCTGGGCGCGCTGGGCTGGAGCGTCGGGATCGGCGCCCGGGACCAGGTCCGCCGGGACGCGGCGGTGGCCCGGCTGCGGGCCACCGGCGTGGACGCCTTCTCCGTCCCGCTGGACGTGACCGACGACCACAGCGTCGCCGCGGCCGCCGAACTGATCGCCGATCGGGTCGGCCACCTGGACGCCCTGGTCAATAACGCCGGGATCACCGGCGGGCACCCGCAGCAGCCCAGCACCGTCGCCCCCGACATCATCCGCACGGTCGTGGAGACCAACGTCATCGGCGTCATCCGGGTCACCAACGCAATGCTGCCCCTGCTGCGCCAGGCCCCCTCGCCGCGGATCGTGAACATGTCCAGCAGCGTCGGCTCCCTGACCCGTCAGTCCGGGCCCGGCAGCGAGACCACCACCGGCCCCGTCGCCGTGGCCTACGCCCCCTCGAAAACCTTCCTGAATGCCGTGACCCTGCAATACGTGCAGGAACTGGCCGGCACGAACATCCTCATCAACTGCGCCTGCCCGGGATTCGTCGCCACCGACCTCAACGGATTCCGCGGCGTGCGCAGCCCTCAGGAAGGAGCCGCGACCGCGATCCGCCTGGCCACCCTCCCCGACCACGGACCGACCGGAGGCTTCTTCGAGGACGCAGGCGTCGTCCCCTGGTGA
- a CDS encoding LysR family transcriptional regulator — METRELRYFVAVAQELHFGRAAQRLGMAQPPLSRAISQLERRIGVTLLQRDSHSVSLTAAGAVLLHEGRAALDAMEAAEHRTRRAAQAAAGRPSIVLVTKAGASSELLAKLLHAYAAEPGSIQVDVMLCGPGEQGRLLAGGRADVAILHRPFDDITGFDTEELLTEGQVAVLPAGHLLTTHPSLRLSDLDDVPELPRPRWPAPDGSYPPGPGPEVQSHAQLLQLISLGRTLMVSPESCRSQLRDDTVAVPLVDAPKVTTVIAWPPNSRSRAVADLVRTAVRL; from the coding sequence GTGGAGACCAGGGAACTGCGGTACTTCGTCGCCGTGGCGCAGGAGTTGCATTTCGGCCGGGCCGCGCAGCGCCTCGGCATGGCCCAGCCACCCCTGTCCCGGGCGATCAGCCAGCTCGAACGCCGGATAGGCGTCACCCTGCTACAGCGCGACAGCCACTCGGTGAGCCTGACCGCGGCCGGTGCCGTGCTGCTGCACGAGGGCCGCGCCGCTCTGGACGCGATGGAGGCCGCCGAGCACCGCACCCGGCGCGCGGCCCAGGCGGCCGCCGGGCGGCCCAGCATCGTCCTGGTCACCAAGGCCGGTGCCTCCAGCGAGCTCCTGGCGAAGCTGCTGCACGCCTACGCGGCCGAGCCCGGGTCGATCCAGGTCGACGTCATGCTCTGCGGGCCCGGCGAGCAGGGACGCCTGCTGGCCGGCGGCCGGGCCGACGTCGCGATCCTCCACCGGCCGTTCGACGACATCACCGGTTTCGACACCGAAGAGCTCCTCACCGAAGGGCAGGTGGCGGTGCTCCCGGCCGGGCACCTGCTCACCACCCACCCGAGCCTGCGCCTGAGCGATCTGGACGACGTGCCGGAGCTGCCCCGACCGCGCTGGCCCGCCCCCGACGGCTCCTACCCGCCCGGGCCCGGTCCCGAGGTCCAGAGCCACGCCCAGCTCCTGCAGCTCATCTCCCTGGGCCGCACACTGATGGTGTCACCGGAATCCTGCCGGTCGCAGCTGCGCGACGACACGGTGGCCGTTCCCCTCGTCGACGCGCCGAAGGTCACCACGGTGATCGCCTGGCCACCCAACAGCCGTTCCCGTGCGGTCGCCGACCTGGTGCGAACTGCCGTCCGGCTCTGA
- a CDS encoding NAD(P)-binding domain-containing protein has translation MKIAVLGTGKVGTALGTRLAAAGHQVVLGSRTRAGEPGILSRREAVASADVVITAIPGTDVVSTLEDIGEDVLNAKIVLDPSAAFTPQMTMAYPGDSVGQQIQTRFPRARVVKTLNTMNVTVMVDPLASVPQATVFVSGDDAQAKTAVTGLLADLGWPHDSILDLGGIDTALATEHAAPLFFATVGALGTATFNISISRAHDPSGQPR, from the coding sequence ATGAAAATAGCAGTTCTCGGCACCGGTAAGGTCGGTACGGCCCTCGGGACCCGGCTCGCCGCCGCCGGTCACCAGGTGGTCCTCGGATCGCGAACCCGTGCCGGTGAACCGGGAATCCTCAGCCGGCGCGAGGCCGTCGCCTCCGCCGACGTGGTCATCACCGCCATCCCCGGCACCGACGTGGTCAGCACCCTGGAAGACATCGGCGAAGACGTCCTGAACGCCAAGATCGTGCTCGACCCCTCGGCTGCCTTCACCCCGCAGATGACGATGGCCTACCCCGGCGACAGCGTCGGTCAGCAGATCCAGACCCGATTCCCGCGAGCGCGCGTGGTGAAGACGCTCAACACCATGAATGTCACCGTCATGGTCGACCCGCTGGCCTCCGTGCCCCAGGCGACCGTGTTCGTCAGCGGTGACGACGCCCAGGCCAAGACCGCGGTCACCGGCCTACTGGCCGATCTGGGCTGGCCGCACGACAGCATCCTGGATCTGGGTGGCATCGACACCGCCCTGGCCACCGAGCACGCCGCCCCACTGTTCTTCGCGACCGTCGGGGCCCTGGGGACGGCGACCTTCAACATCTCCATCTCCCGCGCCCACGACCCGTCAGGACAACCGCGATGA
- a CDS encoding matrixin family metalloprotease, whose protein sequence is MPSPGIKNDLLEADVRYNTNDHNFTNNGASGSCSAQYDVRSVGTHEAGHVFGMGHVGSGHDNLTMYTKSFYCDTRARTLGKGDVLGLRSIY, encoded by the coding sequence GTGCCCTCCCCTGGGATCAAGAATGACCTTCTCGAGGCCGACGTCCGCTACAACACCAACGATCACAACTTCACCAACAACGGTGCCTCCGGCAGCTGTTCGGCGCAGTACGACGTCCGATCGGTCGGTACCCACGAGGCCGGTCACGTGTTCGGGATGGGCCATGTGGGCAGCGGTCACGACAACCTGACCATGTACACCAAGTCCTTCTACTGTGACACCAGGGCCCGCACTCTTGGCAAGGGTGACGTGCTGGGTCTGCGCAGTATCTACTGA